CGCTCGCAATTCAGCCGCAGGTGGCGTCTTGGCACCACACATGTACAGCAGTAGGTCGCGGCACAAGACACGGTGTTTCGGATCCATCGTATTGCGATAAGACCAAATCGTCCCAGCAAACGGCGCTTGATCCAGTCTTCGCGGCAAGAGTGCTAGCCAATCCCACCAATTTCCTTCCTTCTCTTTTTTGAGGCGCATGGCCACTTCCGTCATCAAGGCGAGCCCCATAGGTCGGAAGTAGACACTCCCCCCCGCGGGAGACCTATATCGTTGGCAAACTTCTTTTAGGTCGCTCGCGTTGAAATACTCAGCCAACGCCGGCTCAACGACAGACAGTCTTTCGAAATATTTGGTCGCTAGTTTGTAGTACCTTTCGATTTCTGCATCGGGCGGCCGGTTGTATTCGAGGTCTTTCTTTTTTGCGCCACTTGCTTCGAGGAACAGCTCACGCAGTACGTCATAAAGATTTCCAATCGTCGTCAGCGCAACACTATCTTCGCTGCCCAGATTGTTGGTGTGGTGCAGGGCGATACGAGGCGATTGGAACCAGGCATGATCCTCGACCATGCGACGCGCCGCAATAGACATCACATCGTTCTCGTCGAGCGCGATACGCTCCATCTTCGATACTGGAATCGCAGTCTTGTTTAAGGTCGTAAAAAGTCGCCGCGTACGTTCCCTCCTATCAACCCGATGGGCAATGAACAACACGGACACAAGGTCAGAGATTGCAGTTGACTTGGCTCCTGCAACCTCTTCTGGCGGTGACTCCATGAGTCGCTTCATCCCCGCGAGACGGTGCTGCCCATCAACTGCGAAAAGCTCTTCGCTTCCGCTCAGTTCAAGAATCCCCAGTGACTCTGCTGCGCTACCGAGGTTCGGACTACCTTCTCGCCCCTCCTGCAAAGCCAACGGAACCCACTCAGGCGTTCCGCCGTAAAGGGCAATCACGAGTGAATTGAAGAAGCGCTCGGGCTCCTTCCTCAAATAGTCCGCGATCTCATCCGCACGGCCGCCTTTCAGCGAGCGCTGAATCCAAGCGGAGAGCTCTTTGTTGTTGTGAAGCTCGTTCCCAAACGATACGCGTCGAGCCAGTTCAGGAAGCGAAACGACAGCGCTGTAGTAGGTCCAATCACCAAACGTGCCGCGCAATGCCGGCAGGGCAAGTGCCTGATTTGACTTGGTGGCAACTCTAGAAGGCATGGCGAGGACTCATGTAGGAGGCGGGATACGTTCTGTCAGTAAACGGAGGCCTGAAGGCACCCAATAGTTGAGTTTCTAGATTCTCCAGATCCGCCTTGCGAGTCGGCAACGACGCATAGAAAAAATCTAGATCACCATCCCATGCGTTAAGCATGTAGAAGATAGCGGGACGATTGGGAACTCGCTTATCACGCAAATACTGGCCAAACCGACTCTTCAAGGTCGCCGCGCTTGATCCGTCTCCCGCCTGCCCGATATACAGTACCCAGCCATGCGGTGGTAACCCACCAAAAGGAACTCTCACCACAAAGGCGTAGAGGCCAGGCTCATTCGGCACCCCCCTTTTTGCTGCCGCTGAGAACTTGACCGACTTCCATGTGAGCCGCGGAACGATATCCGCCCGGTGGAACTCTGAAGGCGAAATCACGAACGTCGCGCGATGCGTCTGAGTTTCGATGAGAGACGCACCCACCGGATCTTTCCTAAGATCGTCTACCCAGCTCATAAGTCGCTTTGCGGTCTCCCCGTGTATTAATTGTTTTTCTTAACGCAGCCAAGAGACGCCCATACGTGCTTTACGTTGCGGCGTCTCACCGACTAGAACGCCTTCACCTTGATGGGCTTCGAATCCTTGACCGTCATGAACACGCCGGTCGGAAGTGCCGCAAAACTTACCTTGCCGCGAAACATGTTCTGCAGTACTTGGTTACTCGCCGCGTTCGTCTTGAAACATAGTGGAAGACCAATGTTTTCAAGGTGATCGTCGCCTGCGCCGTCATAGTCGTCTGGGCTCTGCGAAGCGAGCGCCACCATCAGACCCTTTGACCGGTGCAGCCGAATGTTGTCTGACAGCGCCTTGTGTCGCGAAGCGAGCAAATGGCGAGCTTCATCAACCGCGAGCACTGAACGAACGGCCCGATGGCCGTTCGCGTCCTGCGGCGCTTCGGCCGTACGCTTAAGGAAGTTGTTCAGCGTATCGAGAAGCATATAGGCGGCAAGATTCTTTTGCGTGTCGTGCGCACCCGCGAACGTGATAATCCAGCTCTGAGCAAAGAATGCCGCTGGTGGCATTTCCGGCCGGAAGATGGTGCGCTCGGTTAAATCGCTGATTGTGGAAATGACGCTGTCGGTCTTGAGGCCCCGATCCTGATAAAAGTCCCGTAGCGTCTGACCAACGTCCTCAAGGCTAATTTCTTTGCGCAATGAGAAGAGCGGACGGAGTGCATCTTTTATGGCCTCCAACTGCACCGCCCCGGCTTTGCTTTGCATTACCTTCGCAAACGAATCGCGGAAGCCCATGATCGCATCGGAGGCTGCAAGGTCAGACTCGTCCGAACCAAAAAACATGTCGAGCGGGATCGGCTCATCAGGCACACGCACGACGCGCGCACCGATAGCCTTAATGAAATCATGGCGATTGGCGAGGTCGCCTTTACCAAGATCAAGCAAGATCACCGGTGCACCGCTCTGCTTCCGCACCTGGGCGATCATTTCCAGCATCGTGCGGGTTTTGCCCGAACCGGCCTGGCCCATAACCGCCACATGCGGAGAATACCCGACGCCATTAACCGTCCATCGGAACGGTTCGTCAGAGTCCACTGTCCTGCCAAGGTCGACAATTATGGGGGAGGGGTCTCGGTTTAATCCTTCCCACTGCGTGCCAGAGCCGACCATCGTTGGCGTCGGACTTACCCCCCCGCTTTCCGGAAGATTCGCTCGCCGCCGGACAAGCACGTCGACGAACTTGTTGTAGTCTTCTCCCGCCTCCTCCCAATCTTCAAACAGCAACGCGATGCCACGATTCCAGTGCCTTTTGACCAAGTCCTGTAGCGTCGATAGGGTCATCTCGGCACGAGGGTCAGTCCGGCGCAGGTGCGTAAACAACAAACCGACCCAGAGTGGGAGTTCGTCCACGCCGAACAGCACATCTCCTTTAATCGACTTCCCCGCCCCGTCCAGGCTACCGGTCGGATATGTTCCTTCCGAGAGTGAGCGCCCAATAGCAAGCCGCGCAACGCGGTTCCTCGCTTGAAGCCCGAGATTTGAGCGTAGCTGCTCCGTGCGCTTGTCCGCGTCCGCTGATGTCTGAAAACCCGCGAGAAGCACCTGTTCCAAGGTGACCGCATTCATTGCGTCAGATCCATAAAGTACTCATTCTCGATAGCCGTGGTGCGACCAACGCCACTGCCAATTTCCGCGTGCTGTAGCAAATACGTCATACCGACGTTGGGCTCCATCGCTGCGTAGGTGTCACGGTCAATTTCCTTATCCTGCGACAACAGAATTACTTGTCGCTTCTTATCCGAAACCCAATATTTGAGAATGTTCGCTCGATGTGAGCTGTCCAGACGGCCCAGAGGGGTGTCAACAACCAGTGGCGCATCGATACCAGAAATATCAGCCAGGCCCGCGAGCAACGCAGTAGCAAACACTTGATTTTCTCCGGCTGATTTGTCGAACGGTATCTCTTCGCCTTCCTTGCTTAGGATTGTCGTCTTTCCCGATTCGTCGATGTGAATGCGATGCACGTGCTTCTTGTGGGCAAGCTTTTTATATACGCCAGTCATAGCGTCAGCAAGCTGCTCCACCTTCAGCGCGTACAGCTGAGGGATCAGTTCATTAATAAGGTTGCAAACGCGTTCGGCCCGACCGACCATGGACTTGACCGGATTCGCCTGGACAAACTTCTCGTGCTCACGGGCGTAGAGAGCACGCTCTTGATCAATGGTGCCCTTGAGGCCCGACATCAGGCGCTCAACATCCCCCAATTCCCTTTGGCGCTGATCTAGTGTTGCATTTACCGCTGTCAATTCCCCATTCAGCTTCGCAAGCGACCCGTCACGGTCCACACCCTCAATCTTGGTGTAGCGATTGACCAATTCGCGAATCTTCTTTTGTAGAGATTCACGTTTCGCTACGAGGCCAAGTACATCCTGCGCCCCCATGCGAAGGCCGTTCATAGCATGAAGCAGCGCTGTGCGCTTTGGCCCGAGGTAATCGTGCACCACGATCTCGGCACAGCCCGCCGGCATCGGGTAGAACAAGCTTTCCCATGCCGCATTTAAACGGGCCTGCAATGCAGCCTCTTGCTCTGCAGTCAGCTCCGGGGACATTGACGGTTCGGTGGTGGCGTAGAACGTCCCAATGAACTTCGCCTTCTCTGGCTCCAAGCTCCGCTTTCGGGCGTCCCAGCTATCGCGCGCAATTTCCTCCTGCACCTGCTTCGAAAGTCCCTCCATCAGATCACGAGCCACTAAATGGAAAGGAAGCTTGCTTGCAACCAAATCGTCCAGCGCATCCTCCGTCACTTTGAGCTCGGTTTCAGCGTCCGCTTGTTGCTTCACAACGTCCGATACGCTGGCCACATCGCCCGCGCCGGCACCAAGTTGCATCATCCTATTGGTCAAATCGCTGCGCTGCGTTTGCAAGCTCTTAACCGACTCATCGAGAGTTTGATGCTTGCGCTCCGCCTCCTCGTATTCCCGTTCGTGTTGCGATAAGGTTTCGAATAGCTCACGGTGCTTCTGCTCGTCCATGACCGAGATGCCGGTCGATCGATTTGTCTGGAACTCCTCCAACCGCTTCTTCAACTTGCGCAGCAAAACAACGCCTAACAGCCCCTCGATACCGGTGCGAATTTGATCCCCACGACTCTGGTCTGCGAGTTTCTTAACTTCCTCTCCGTCGAAGAAGAAAAAGGGCGCGACATGTGCGGGTATGAATCTCTGGTCCAGCAGCTCAGGAAGACGATCTGAGGCGAGAGCCCGGCCCCGAATTCCATCACGGACTTCATAGATAACAACCTCGTCCTCGCCCGTCCAATCGCCCGACCGGCTGAAGAACCACTTGCGAGTTACTTCAAATCCCTCAGCCTTAGACTGGTTGATTTGAATCTTCACCCACATGGAGTCGCGCCCGGTGCGAATCGCCGTGCCGTGTAATGCGCGCTCGACGAACTTCCGATACCCTACGTCGTCCTTCAGGCCGGCGCGACCTAGATGCTCTACGGCTTCTTTACCAAAGAGACCGAGATAGAGAGCCTCCAGCACCGAGGTCTTCCCATATCCATTCATGCCACCTATGAGCACAATGTTCCTGCCCGCGCGCGGCTGAGGGAACTCAAATAACTGATGCTGGTAGCTCTTAAAGTTAAACAGTTCGATCTTTGCAATCCACATGTCGTCGTTTTTTTAGTCCATGCGGCTAAGGGTTTCTTCGATACGCGGGTATACGTTGCGTGCCCGCTCCTCACCCGAACGCTCTCGTTGGATGCCTACCAGATCTTCAAGCACATCCATCGGCACGCCATGCTTTATGCATAACTGCTCTAGGACTGCTCGGGCGTCAGCATCCGACCACAGTGGCAAATCGCCAAGAAAAATGTCGCTCATTATTTTCCCCCTCGGTGTTTAGCCGGCCGACTTATTTCTTCGGCCCAAATCGCCTGAATTCGTTCGATTTCATCTGTGGATATCAGTGTATCGCCGTACTCAGCTTGCGTTTCAAGCAACCTATCCAAGATCATCTTCCGTGCCTGAATCGTGAAAGGACCCGGTACGTGCTGAATCTGTTCGCCACGCGGATTAAAACGAATCTCCCCGTTGCGTCGCTCGACCGAGCGGTACCGCGGATCATTGCGGATGTCTCTGAGCCATTGCCGGAATTCAATGAGCGCAGAAAAGTGATGGTTGCCGGAATCCACAAAGCCTTGAAGACTCTTGTCCTTCTCAACCACAGTGCATGTCCAGCACCCGAAGCGACTGTTGGCGGTCCCGCATCCAGGAGCCTCGTCCTTGCTCAGAACCACGGGGCACTCGCCGCCTTCAGCGTCTCTATAGAGCTGAATCAAGTCACGGTGAGTTCCGCCCCAAGGCGGTTCACGCCCGCCAAGTACTTCCCACACATCGTCGATCGTCAGATGCACGATCGGCCGATAGATAAAAGCACCTGGCAGTTCCGAATGCGGCGTCAGGTTGGAGTCGGCTAGATTCTGGAATTTGTTGATCGAATTGCGTCGGCTATCGCTCTCGTCAAGTCGCACGCCCAACGCAACGATCGCGGCTCCATGCGCCGAAACATGTTCAAGGATGTAACGGCTAGTCGGTTGAATCTTAAGCCGATCAGTACACCAGCGCATAGTTTGATTAGGGCTCGGATAGCCTTTGCCGATAAGCAACGTCCAGAATGTCTTGTCAGAAGCTGGTCGTGTCGTGACCACGGTTACAGGCAAACGGAGGCTGTCCGCCATTTCTCGAATCGCCGTTTGCACTTTCGCGAGATGTGCTATGACGAGCGGGCTTTCCACCAGCGTATCGTTTGAGACAATGTGTACATGTCGCTTTCGCCGCGACGGCGGGACCTGCAGTAGCGCCTCGAAAATCGCCTGTGCCACGACAGTTGAGTCTTTGCCTCCGGAAAACCCAATAATCCACGGGTAGTCCTGGACATCGGACAAGTATTCCGCCCGCACAGAAGCGACAACGTCCTCCCAGACGGACTGCGTGTCGCGCAGGGCGACCGGCTCAGCTCGAGCGGAAGGTCCAGCAGTGGTTTGTTCTATTAACATTTATAATTCTTGCCCTAGGCGGTTCGAGAGTCACGGAGAGCCTACTGGCCGGTCCGCTCGAAAGTGATCTTGAGACGCGCGCCTACGGCGTCTGCGAATTTCGTGAGCGTTCTGGTCGATGGAATTGTTCGCCCCGCCTCCAAGCGAGCGATGTTGCTCTGTGTTGTGCGCATACGCCTGGCAACCTCTTCCTGTGTCAACCCTGCGCGGTCTCGAGCGCTGACGATGGCTTCCGCTAATACACGCCCCGCATCCGGCGATGCATCCGTACTTGCATCCTGCGAGACTTCCGCCGACTCTGAGGCCACATTACTCCGACGTGTCATACAACGCCTTTTGCGGATCTTTCGGTGAACATGTAGGTTACTAATGACCAATAGACGCAGATCCAGCCGCAAAGAGCGGGAGATTGATCAGTATGTCTAATGCATCGGTTACTCTTGCCGCACATATCTTAACATCATATCGAAATTGATATGTAATGTCTCATCAATCGCATCATTCTTGAGTTGGCCTGACCGCTTGCATGATGTCGCGGTGGAGAACTAGCCCCAAAAGACAGGCTTGAAATCTCCTGCTACCTTCGCTCTCGGTCAACTCAGCGCTGCCGCGCTGTGATCGATCTACACCTGTATATGACTTGGCGGAGGCGGAAGTGAGCCACGTGTTCTCCACGACCCCCTGCACATCAAATATTTTAACCATATATCACCTCATTGGACTTGCCCCCTCGGTGTGTTCAAGGCAGCGTCGTCCTGGATCCTCATGAGGTAATACATGACTCTCTCTTCCATTTGTCCCCGTTGCAAATCCACTGACGTCGCCACTCTCAACTATGCCCGTAAGGCAGGCGGCGCCGTGGGAGCCGCCGCCGGTACTGCAGATAGCGCGGCAGCAGGACTCGAACCCGCCACCTGGCGATTACAAAGCCTTTGCAAAAATCCTAAAAATCAAAGAATTAGGTACTTTTCCGCGTTTCCAAAACCATTCGGAATAGCGGTCAGAAGGCCTTATACCACCGCGCATCTGATCCCGGTCCTTACATTGGCGGGAAATGACTGAAGATGACCAATCTCGTCGAAATGCAGGCGCAGATTGATTGCACAATCGCCACTCTTAGTTGTCGCGACATCAGGAACACGGAACGCTGGCTACATGATGGTAGAGCGAGACCAAGTAGGCCTTCGAGAATAAATGAAGATCGAGTCTCGACTTACTCTAGCCAACCGAAGACACCACCTTGAACGGAGTGCAATTGTGAAGAAAGAAATATCGTTCAGGTTTGTGACGGGCGCCGCGACGTTGTGTGTCTTTGATCTGGAGTGCTTAAAACATCGACTCAACGAGGACGCTGACTAGTGGTCAGTTCACGCGACGAGCTCAGTGAGGCGAATGCCTGCAACGTGGCGTTCGTGGGACTGTATGCTGATGGCGATTACGTTGTTTCCCTTGTACCTTGTAGATGAAATACCAATCTTCGACGCAGAGATTTCGATCAAAGTGCCATCGGGAAAGATCTTCATAGGGGGCCGGAGAGGAAGTCACTTCGGCTGGGCTCTAGCCAGAGTGCCTTCGCGGCATATTTCACTACATTCCTGCCGGAAATTATGCATTGAAAATGCGACGGTCCGACGCCAATAGTGAAATCCAAATTGCGATTTCCACCAGCGGATTGGGAAAAATGCATTTTCGAGTTCGGTCCAGATTTAGCCGACGTCAACCTTACGTATGCCTTCCGCCGAACGGAATTGGAAACGCGAAGGGGCTACGTGAAAACCACGTAACCCCTTGATTTATTTGGTGCCGGCTGCAGGACTCGAACCCGCCACCTGATGATTACAAATCAACTGCTCTACCAGATGAGCTAAGCCGGCGAAGTCGCACATTGTAACCGATTCGTCGGTCACTGCGGTAATCTGAAAGTGCAAAATCGTCCGTCCCAGCGGACCGTCGAGGCCGCGATCGCTCACCGCCTCGACTCGTCCGCCGTCGCGGATTATTACTTCACGACCTTCAGGCGAGCGCGTCCGGCATTTCCGCCAGCCGCACCACCACCAGGACGCGTGGGATCCGAATCGTCATCGTCGGACGCCTGCACCGGCGGCGCAGCTTCAAGCACCGCACCATCGTCCGCAGACGCCTGCTTGTCGACCGGGAATGCCATCCCCTGGCCATTCTCGCGGGCATAAATCGCCAGCACATTCGGCACCTGCACTTCCACCTTCTGTGAGATGCCGCCGAAACGAGCACTGAACTCGATCCAGTCGTTGCCCATCTGCAGTCCGCTCGTGGCATCGAAGCTGATGTTCAGCACGATCTCGCCATCTTTCACAAACTCGCGCGGCACCCGCGTCTTGGCATCGACATGCACGGCCAGATACGGTGTGTAACCGTTGTCGGTACACCACTCGTACAGCGCGCGCAAAAGGTAAGGCTTGGTAGACGTTTCAGGCATATGACCAACTCGCCCCGTCGCGAAATCCACCCATCACACTCGACAGGCCGACCTCGCCAACAGGCAATCAACGCATTAGCGACGCATGACCTTTTCGGACGGCGTCAGCGCTTCAATGTACGCCGGACGGCTGAAAATCCGCTCGGCATACTTCATCAACGGCGCAGCATTCTTCGACAACTCAATGCCGTAATGATCCAAACGCCACAGCAACGGCGCAATCGCCACGTCGAGCATCGAGAATTCCTCGCCCAACATGTACTTGTTCTTCATGAAAATCGGCGCAAGCTGCGTCAGACGATCACGAATCGACAGTCGAGCCTTCTCGTGCAACTTCTCAGCCGCCTTGCCCTTGTCGTTCTCGAGCGTGCTCACGTGCACGAACAACTCTTTCTCGAAATTGAACAGGAACAGGCGCGCGCGAGCACGCTGCACCGGATCCGCCGGCATCAACTGCGGATGCGGAAACCGCTCGTCGATGTACTCGTTGATGATGTTCGATTCGTACAGAATCAAATCGCGTTCGACAAGGATCGGCACCTGACCGTACGGGTTCATCACCGCAATGTCTTCCGGCTTGTTGAACAGGTCGACGTCACGGATTTCGAAATCCATGCCTTTTTCAAACAAAACCAGCCGGCAACGCTGGGAGAAGGGGCACGTAGTGCCCGAGTACAAAACCATCATAGCGCGTCTTCCTTAAAAACCAACGGGGCCGGGGCGGGAAATCGACGCTTCCCATACCCTGGCCCCGTCGTACAGACGTTATTTTACTTCACGTCCTTCCAATAGGCCGCATTCAGGCGCCAGGCAAGCACCGTAAAGAGTCCCAAGAACAACAAAACCCAGACACCCAACTGCCGACGCGTACGCTGCGCCGGTTCCGACATCCAATCCAGATAAGATACCAGATCGGCCACGGCAGAATCGAATTCCACCGGTTTCATCGTCCCCTGCGTGATCTGCACGAACTGCGCCGGACCATGCTCCGCACCCTCCACATGCTTCAACCCACGCTGCCCCTGCAACTGCCAGAACGGGTTCGGCATGCCCACATTCGGAAACGCCAGATTGTTCCAGCCAGTCGGACGCGCATCGTCTCGATAGAAGGTACGCAGGTAGGTGTAAAGCCAGTCCGTGCCGCGCGCGCGCGCCTCCACCGACAAATCCGGCGGCGCCGAGCCGAACCACGACTTGGCGTCCGCCACACGCATGGCAACGGTCATCGTGTCGCCGATCTTGTCGGTCGTGAACAACAGATTGTTCTTGATCTCCGCTTCCGACAAACCCAGATCCTTGAGCCGCGAATACCGCATCGAGGCCGCCGAATGGCAGTTCAGGCAGTAGTTCACGAACAGCTTAGCGCCCCGCTGCAGCGACGCCAGATCGTCGATCCGGTTCGGCGCCGTGTCCAGCGCCACCCCCTCTTCAGCCATGGCCGGCGCTGCGAAACCACTGAGGAGCGCCAGGATGAGCAACAGTTTTTTCATCTTGATATCCCTAGTCGTCGATTCAGTGCGCTCAATGCGCCGCAAAAGTCACGCGATCCGGCACCGGCTTGAACGTGCCCCGTTTGCTCCAGAGCGGCATCAGCCAGAAGAATCCGAAGTAATACAGCGCGCCGACCTGCGAGATCGCGGTCTTCACCGGGGTCGGCTCCTGAATCCCCAAATACCCCAGCACCGCGAAAACGACGACGAGAATACCCAACAGCACCTTGTGGAAACCCGGACGGTAGCGAATCGACTTCACCGGGCTCTTGTCCAGCCACGGCAGGAAGAACAGCGTCACCACCGCGCCGCCCATCACCACCACGCCCCAGAACTTGGCTTCGGTCAGATACATGGCGAGCAACAGCAGCACCACACCGCCCGACGCCGCCACCTTCGTGGTCACGGCCGCCTTGCCCTTGATCCACCATACCGCCGTGACGATCACCGCCA
The Pandoraea pulmonicola DNA segment above includes these coding regions:
- a CDS encoding cytochrome c1 → MKKLLLILALLSGFAAPAMAEEGVALDTAPNRIDDLASLQRGAKLFVNYCLNCHSAASMRYSRLKDLGLSEAEIKNNLLFTTDKIGDTMTVAMRVADAKSWFGSAPPDLSVEARARGTDWLYTYLRTFYRDDARPTGWNNLAFPNVGMPNPFWQLQGQRGLKHVEGAEHGPAQFVQITQGTMKPVEFDSAVADLVSYLDWMSEPAQRTRRQLGVWVLLFLGLFTVLAWRLNAAYWKDVK
- a CDS encoding DNA modification system-associated small protein, giving the protein MSDIFLGDLPLWSDADARAVLEQLCIKHGVPMDVLEDLVGIQRERSGEERARNVYPRIEETLSRMD
- a CDS encoding helix-turn-helix domain-containing protein — its product is MTRRSNVASESAEVSQDASTDASPDAGRVLAEAIVSARDRAGLTQEEVARRMRTTQSNIARLEAGRTIPSTRTLTKFADAVGARLKITFERTGQ
- a CDS encoding DUF6386 family protein is translated as MKIESRLTLANRRHHLERSAIVKKEISFRFVTGAATLCVFDLECLKHRLNEDAD
- a CDS encoding glutathione S-transferase N-terminal domain-containing protein; the encoded protein is MMVLYSGTTCPFSQRCRLVLFEKGMDFEIRDVDLFNKPEDIAVMNPYGQVPILVERDLILYESNIINEYIDERFPHPQLMPADPVQRARARLFLFNFEKELFVHVSTLENDKGKAAEKLHEKARLSIRDRLTQLAPIFMKNKYMLGEEFSMLDVAIAPLLWRLDHYGIELSKNAAPLMKYAERIFSRPAYIEALTPSEKVMRR
- the dndC gene encoding DNA phosphorothioation system sulfurtransferase DndC yields the protein MLIEQTTAGPSARAEPVALRDTQSVWEDVVASVRAEYLSDVQDYPWIIGFSGGKDSTVVAQAIFEALLQVPPSRRKRHVHIVSNDTLVESPLVIAHLAKVQTAIREMADSLRLPVTVVTTRPASDKTFWTLLIGKGYPSPNQTMRWCTDRLKIQPTSRYILEHVSAHGAAIVALGVRLDESDSRRNSINKFQNLADSNLTPHSELPGAFIYRPIVHLTIDDVWEVLGGREPPWGGTHRDLIQLYRDAEGGECPVVLSKDEAPGCGTANSRFGCWTCTVVEKDKSLQGFVDSGNHHFSALIEFRQWLRDIRNDPRYRSVERRNGEIRFNPRGEQIQHVPGPFTIQARKMILDRLLETQAEYGDTLISTDEIERIQAIWAEEISRPAKHRGGK
- a CDS encoding ClpXP protease specificity-enhancing factor, whose product is MPETSTKPYLLRALYEWCTDNGYTPYLAVHVDAKTRVPREFVKDGEIVLNISFDATSGLQMGNDWIEFSARFGGISQKVEVQVPNVLAIYARENGQGMAFPVDKQASADDGAVLEAAPPVQASDDDDSDPTRPGGGAAGGNAGRARLKVVK
- a CDS encoding DndE family protein codes for the protein MNAVTLEQVLLAGFQTSADADKRTEQLRSNLGLQARNRVARLAIGRSLSEGTYPTGSLDGAGKSIKGDVLFGVDELPLWVGLLFTHLRRTDPRAEMTLSTLQDLVKRHWNRGIALLFEDWEEAGEDYNKFVDVLVRRRANLPESGGVSPTPTMVGSGTQWEGLNRDPSPIIVDLGRTVDSDEPFRWTVNGVGYSPHVAVMGQAGSGKTRTMLEMIAQVRKQSGAPVILLDLGKGDLANRHDFIKAIGARVVRVPDEPIPLDMFFGSDESDLAASDAIMGFRDSFAKVMQSKAGAVQLEAIKDALRPLFSLRKEISLEDVGQTLRDFYQDRGLKTDSVISTISDLTERTIFRPEMPPAAFFAQSWIITFAGAHDTQKNLAAYMLLDTLNNFLKRTAEAPQDANGHRAVRSVLAVDEARHLLASRHKALSDNIRLHRSKGLMVALASQSPDDYDGAGDDHLENIGLPLCFKTNAASNQVLQNMFRGKVSFAALPTGVFMTVKDSKPIKVKAF
- the dndD gene encoding DNA sulfur modification protein DndD; protein product: MWIAKIELFNFKSYQHQLFEFPQPRAGRNIVLIGGMNGYGKTSVLEALYLGLFGKEAVEHLGRAGLKDDVGYRKFVERALHGTAIRTGRDSMWVKIQINQSKAEGFEVTRKWFFSRSGDWTGEDEVVIYEVRDGIRGRALASDRLPELLDQRFIPAHVAPFFFFDGEEVKKLADQSRGDQIRTGIEGLLGVVLLRKLKKRLEEFQTNRSTGISVMDEQKHRELFETLSQHEREYEEAERKHQTLDESVKSLQTQRSDLTNRMMQLGAGAGDVASVSDVVKQQADAETELKVTEDALDDLVASKLPFHLVARDLMEGLSKQVQEEIARDSWDARKRSLEPEKAKFIGTFYATTEPSMSPELTAEQEAALQARLNAAWESLFYPMPAGCAEIVVHDYLGPKRTALLHAMNGLRMGAQDVLGLVAKRESLQKKIRELVNRYTKIEGVDRDGSLAKLNGELTAVNATLDQRQRELGDVERLMSGLKGTIDQERALYAREHEKFVQANPVKSMVGRAERVCNLINELIPQLYALKVEQLADAMTGVYKKLAHKKHVHRIHIDESGKTTILSKEGEEIPFDKSAGENQVFATALLAGLADISGIDAPLVVDTPLGRLDSSHRANILKYWVSDKKRQVILLSQDKEIDRDTYAAMEPNVGMTYLLQHAEIGSGVGRTTAIENEYFMDLTQ
- a CDS encoding DGQHR domain-containing protein; the encoded protein is MPSRVATKSNQALALPALRGTFGDWTYYSAVVSLPELARRVSFGNELHNNKELSAWIQRSLKGGRADEIADYLRKEPERFFNSLVIALYGGTPEWVPLALQEGREGSPNLGSAAESLGILELSGSEELFAVDGQHRLAGMKRLMESPPEEVAGAKSTAISDLVSVLFIAHRVDRRERTRRLFTTLNKTAIPVSKMERIALDENDVMSIAARRMVEDHAWFQSPRIALHHTNNLGSEDSVALTTIGNLYDVLRELFLEASGAKKKDLEYNRPPDAEIERYYKLATKYFERLSVVEPALAEYFNASDLKEVCQRYRSPAGGSVYFRPMGLALMTEVAMRLKKEKEGNWWDWLALLPRRLDQAPFAGTIWSYRNTMDPKHRVLCRDLLLYMCGAKTPPAAELRARWIEVRGEHVNLPRRVKELE